DNA sequence from the Acidobacteriota bacterium genome:
CTCAATTGACAAACCTGCGTAACCGCACGCCAATCACCAGTCCGAGGCCAAACAAAGTGGCGATGACTGATGTGCCGCCCGCGCTCATCAACGGAAGCGGGATCCCCATAATGGGCAGCAAACGAACGACCATACCGACATTGACCGCAATGTGATACAGCATCAAAGCCGCAAGCCCGCCAACCAGCAACAATCCGACTCGTTCGCGCGAAACTCTCGCAATTTGAATCATGCGGATGATGATCAGCAGATAAAAGGTCAATACCAGCAGGCATCCGAAGAATCCCGTTTCTTCGCCCGCGACGGCAAAAATAAAATCGTTTTGGACTTCCGGCACGAAGCCGAGCGCCCCTTGTGTACTTTGTCTGATCCCTTTTCCAAAAATGCCGCCCGAACCGACGGCAATTTCCGCCTGATCGTTTTGATAGCGATACCCTTTGTCGGCCATCTCAGGCCAATATACGGCCCGAATGCGTTCGCATTTGTACCCTTTGCAGGTTTTCAAATGCGGTACCGCCAGCACAACGACCAGGACAACGCCGACCAAAGCCGCTGCGATCCAAGTCCAACGCAAACCGGCCAGGAACAGCATAGCTGCCAGAAAAGAGCTAAAGCTGAGCGCGCTGCCGGTATCGTTTTGCGCGAAAACCAATCCGGCGGGCACGGCCCAGATCAAACCCGCAGTAATCGTCGTCCGCACATCCAGCGGACGTTTTTTGACGCTGGCCAGGTAATACGCCAGAAAAAGGATGGTAAACATCTTGGCCAACTCAGACGGTTGAAAGGCGAATCCACCTATATCGAGCCAGCTTCGATTGCCATTGACCGTTTTTCCCAGCGGCGTAAGCACCAGTGCAAGCAAGATGACACCAATTCCGTACAGGTACGGGGCGACGTTGACGATTCTGCGGTAATCGAACATCGTCACAGCAAACAACAGAACCAGACCAATAATCACGCCGATGAGTTGGCGCTTCCAGATGCCGGGGCTGAGCGGCTGAGCGCTGGAAATTTCCAGCACGCCAAACGCCGCAATCAGCATCGCCAAGCCCAGTAACGGCCAGTCAAAATCAGTCAGGTATCTGCGGTTGATGCCAAACATTGAGTAGTCGGTAGTCGGGATTCGGAAGTCGGTTCGGTGATCGCCAGTGGGGCATTGCAATGCTCCGACTGTTTTACCGAATCCCGGCTCCCGAATCCCGACTACTTTTCGCTTTCAATGCCGCTCCCGCTTTGCCCGCCTGCGGTGTGGGCGAAGCTTGTGCCAAAGGCTCCGCAGGCAAGTTGCGTGTGCGGCGGTAGTAATCCTCATAAATCGGTTTTGCGCGCGGCGCAGAGTGTGTTCCGCCAAAACCCACGTTTTCCGTCAAGACGACCATCGCCAGTTCAGGTTTGTCGCGCGGCGCAAAGCTGATCAACCAGGCATGGTCTTTGTTTTTCGATCCGACGCGATCAGTTGAAGCGACCTGGGCTGTACCGGTTTTGGCGCACACATCAAAGCCTTCGACTTTTGCAGCGCCAGCAGTTCCGTATTCAACAGCACCGTTCATCCCTTTGAGCACAATGTCGTGAATTTCCTTGCTCATCGGCACGACGAATTTGTTTTTGTCGTCGTAAAACATTTCCGGCTGCTGATTGCCGAACCGATCCACGCCCGCCTTCGCGCGCAGCATCAAATGCGGCGTGTACATTTGCCCGCCAACCGCCAAACCACTGACATATCGCAGCAATTGAATCGGCGTTGAAGCGTTTTGTCCCTGTCCGAATGCGGACGAAGCCATATCGTAATCCGTCCACTCAGCTTCGCGCTGAAACTGGCGTACCTGAAATTCTTTTGCCGCCTTTTCGTTGGTGGGCGCTTCATCCAGCGCCTGCTGCGCTTTCTTGATTCTGCCCGCCCAGGAACGTTTCTTGGTTTCTCGTGTCGGCGCGATGCCTCTGTATTCACCCGGCAAATCAATTCCCGTGCGCTGGCCGAACCGGAACAGGTTCACCCATTTCTCAAACCGATCCACGCCCATCTTCAACCCCAGGCGGTAAAAATAACCGTCCGCGGATCTGGCGATCGCCGTGATAATGTCGGGCGCGCCGTAATTGGAAATGGACTTCATCAGGTAATTGCCAATCTGAATGCTGCCATCCTGAACACGATTATTGGTCGGCGTGATCACGCCTTCATTGAGCGCGGCGACACTGGTCATCAGTTTCCAGGTGGAACCGGGTGGAAATTGGCCCTGGATCACACGGT
Encoded proteins:
- the mrdA gene encoding penicillin-binding protein 2 codes for the protein MKSVRESGFDPAEDLRQVGVRLEVIRYLAIVLIVLLLGRLWYLQGMNSEVYAERSDKNRTRIIPIPARRGTIFDRKERILVTSQTSYNIVLSRKDIKAQDFPQIADLLVNNLGIEQKWLANRFEAAKYEAKWEFIVVKEQATAADVAWVRAHQYEYPMIRAEEAPQRLYPFGVLAAHALGYVGEVSPDELKDKDGPFSYENGYKLGDIIGKSGVERSHNEILMGKDGELRVLVDSRGRIQKVLEKIDPVAGRDLYTTLDLDIQKVAEVQTETMPSKRGAIVVSDPNNGEVLAMVSRPVFDPNLFSQRAKTPEGRGEIRELQTDEDRPLYNRVIQGQFPPGSTWKLMTSVAALNEGVITPTNNRVQDGSIQIGNYLMKSISNYGAPDIITAIARSADGYFYRLGLKMGVDRFEKWVNLFRFGQRTGIDLPGEYRGIAPTRETKKRSWAGRIKKAQQALDEAPTNEKAAKEFQVRQFQREAEWTDYDMASSAFGQGQNASTPIQLLRYVSGLAVGGQMYTPHLMLRAKAGVDRFGNQQPEMFYDDKNKFVVPMSKEIHDIVLKGMNGAVEYGTAGAAKVEGFDVCAKTGTAQVASTDRVGSKNKDHAWLISFAPRDKPELAMVVLTENVGFGGTHSAPRAKPIYEDYYRRTRNLPAEPLAQASPTPQAGKAGAALKAKSSRDSGAGIR
- a CDS encoding rod shape-determining protein RodA, with product MFGINRRYLTDFDWPLLGLAMLIAAFGVLEISSAQPLSPGIWKRQLIGVIIGLVLLFAVTMFDYRRIVNVAPYLYGIGVILLALVLTPLGKTVNGNRSWLDIGGFAFQPSELAKMFTILFLAYYLASVKKRPLDVRTTITAGLIWAVPAGLVFAQNDTGSALSFSSFLAAMLFLAGLRWTWIAAALVGVVLVVVLAVPHLKTCKGYKCERIRAVYWPEMADKGYRYQNDQAEIAVGSGGIFGKGIRQSTQGALGFVPEVQNDFIFAVAGEETGFFGCLLVLTFYLLIIIRMIQIARVSRERVGLLLVGGLAALMLYHIAVNVGMVVRLLPIMGIPLPLMSAGGTSVIATLFGLGLVIGVRLRRFVN